Proteins encoded in a region of the Streptomyces sp. NBC_00513 genome:
- a CDS encoding class I SAM-dependent methyltransferase: MSVKQEYANLSPLQTRIKIHSEYSERQDDVEEAVYHVIRPSLSDSLLDVGCGTGSFLKRLRAWGVGGELVALDSSDAAVSAVAALGVADAVCADATRLPFSDGWFGILTARHMLYHVEEPDTALHEFARVLRPGGRVAVSVNHARTVPLTTELVFAAMEEAGAHPVSSAAHVSSDDLAHRMTAVFHDVQSERFDNALVFDQPAPLIAFARALLGIYGLHPDDERHSEAAAGIGRRAERWFADHQGPLRDPKGYTICHGRA, translated from the coding sequence ATGTCAGTGAAGCAGGAGTACGCGAACCTCAGTCCGCTACAGACCCGCATCAAGATCCACAGCGAGTACAGCGAGCGCCAGGACGACGTCGAGGAGGCGGTGTACCACGTCATCCGCCCCTCCCTTTCCGACAGCCTCCTGGACGTCGGATGCGGCACCGGCAGCTTCCTCAAGCGCCTCAGGGCCTGGGGGGTCGGCGGGGAATTGGTCGCCTTGGACAGCTCCGACGCTGCCGTGAGCGCGGTCGCGGCCCTCGGGGTTGCAGACGCGGTGTGTGCCGACGCAACGCGACTGCCCTTCAGCGACGGTTGGTTCGGCATACTGACCGCCCGTCACATGCTGTATCACGTGGAGGAACCTGACACCGCCCTGCACGAGTTCGCCCGCGTGCTGCGGCCCGGTGGCCGGGTCGCGGTGAGCGTCAACCACGCCCGAACCGTGCCCTTGACTACCGAGCTGGTCTTCGCCGCCATGGAGGAGGCGGGTGCGCATCCGGTGTCCTCGGCGGCCCACGTCAGCTCGGACGACCTGGCCCACCGCATGACAGCCGTCTTCCACGACGTCCAGTCGGAGCGCTTCGACAACGCCCTGGTGTTCGATCAGCCGGCCCCGCTTATCGCCTTCGCGCGTGCGCTCCTCGGCATCTACGGTCTGCACCCGGACGACGAGCGCCACTCCGAGGCAGCTGCGGGCATCGGCCGCCGGGCGGAACGGTGGTTTGCGGACCACCAGGGCCCCTTGCGCGACCCGAAGGGCTACACGATCTGCCACGGAAGGGCCTGA